Proteins encoded within one genomic window of Spiroplasma endosymbiont of Agriotes lineatus:
- a CDS encoding IS3 family transposase (programmed frameshift): MLYKNGKSVINLGKEYNLPKPTIYSWVKNYNNSGSFKTKDNRKLKENEIITLRKELKDLKMENDIFKASRTDNGQKIIIINSNKKKYSIRKMCKLLNISKSNYYYQINKYTRKIVNNYNQEIISAFNEGRQVYGARKIKVVLAHKSINLSRRKIRNIMKNNNLISKYTKTRLKCKNIQVNNDSVNNIVNRDFNNRKINEIIVSDLTYIKVGFKWFYVCLLIDLYNREIVGYSSGPNKNTELVYQAIMRITRSLSKIEIFHTDRGNEFKNNIIDQLLSTFKIQRSLSAKGCPYDNAVAEATYKVFKTEFINGRKFNDLAQLELELFDYINWYNNLRIHGSLNYLSPVTFRKQMSI, translated from the exons ATGCTATACAAAAATGGCAAAAGTGTTATTAATTTAGGGAAAGAATATAATTTACCAAAACCAACTATTTATAGTTGAGTTAAAAATTATAATAATTCTGGTTCATTTAAAACAAAAGACAATCGCAAACTAAAAGAAAATGAAATAATAACTTTACGAAAAGAACTTAAAGATTTAAAAATGGAAAATGACATTT TTAAAGCAAGCCGCACTGATAATGGCCAAAAAATAATAATAATTAATAGCAATAAGAAAAAATATTCAATAAGAAAAATGTGTAAATTATTAAATATTTCAAAATCCAATTACTATTATCAAATTAATAAATACACAAGGAAAATAGTGAATAATTATAATCAAGAAATTATCAGTGCATTTAACGAAGGCCGCCAAGTCTATGGAGCTCGAAAAATCAAAGTAGTATTAGCTCATAAAAGTATTAACCTATCTAGACGCAAAATTAGAAACATTATGAAAAACAATAATTTGATATCAAAGTACACAAAAACAAGACTTAAATGCAAAAATATTCAAGTAAATAATGATTCAGTAAATAACATTGTAAACCGAGACTTTAATAATAGAAAAATAAATGAAATTATCGTTAGTGACTTAACTTATATAAAAGTGGGTTTTAAATGATTTTATGTATGTCTCCTAATTGATTTGTATAATCGCGAGATTGTTGGTTATAGTTCCGGACCAAATAAAAATACGGAGTTGGTTTATCAAGCTATTATGCGAATTACTAGATCATTATCAAAAATTGAAATATTTCATACCGACCGAGGTAATGAGTTTAAAAATAATATAATTGATCAATTATTATCTACATTTAAAATTCAAAGATCATTGAGTGCGAAGGGTTGTCCATATGATAATGCAGTTGCTGAAGCAACTTATAAAGTTTTTAAAACAGAATTTATTAATGGTAGAAAATTCAATGATCTTGCGCAATTAGAACTTGAATTATTTGATTACATTAATTGATACAATAATCTTAGAATACATGGCAGTTTAAATTATTTATCTCCAGTTACTTTTAGAAAACAAATGTCTATATAA
- a CDS encoding PQQ-binding-like beta-propeller repeat protein, translated as MKKLLEILGTITIAGTGMSGIVGNAPTQTKNEINFLQTNNLENINYKRQKWSNNENNKINIVKTVINTNGIVRSDGIIFNSKVYFGSWDHNVYEYDPLTGQQKVVIRANGEIWTSGVMLNNKLYFGSDDHKVYEYDPLTGKQKVVIEAIDNALGVVNNIRSSGVVLNNKLYFGCSNSRVYEYDPATGQQKVVIQAREWIDSAGVVLNNKLYIGSADKNVYEYDPVTEQQKVVITASSVIYSSGIVLNNKLYFGSWDHNVYEYDPLTGQQKVVIRANGEIWTSGVMLNNKLYFGSDDHKVYEYDPLTGKQKVVIEAIDNALGVVNNIRSSGVVLNNKLYFGCSNSRVYEYDPATGQQKVVIQARGWIDSAGVVLNNKLYIGSADKNVYEYSWYYLNSDLDISQQNKIINLNELIQEAIFFKFQDENPNLKFKEIKNIDTNNLTFSNVEVTRKENSFLWSNVPKNVCSDREIINKTPNTRSFNVPACEYNLKSKLVFQITTGLTKTKQENKLNGWNINSDDEMKLTDFTNINNKNSEIINVLSNEFDLSNTNKQEQEMILSIFKEPVDKFELNPNEKLQINYFVRIVKSGITLNLKQKINGTISAKIIDDNNKEQIITLSITEVMQILQKYSLLPNEIAIDKNNDKITFNGGAFFSSEREGPVRTNTVTTIV; from the coding sequence ATGAAAAAATTACTAGAAATTTTAGGAACAATAACAATAGCAGGAACTGGAATGTCGGGCATTGTCGGAAACGCTCCAACTCAAACAAAAAATGAAATTAATTTTTTACAAACAAATAATTTAGAAAACATAAATTATAAAAGACAAAAATGAAGCAATAATGAAAATAATAAAATAAATATAGTAAAAACTGTAATCAACACGAATGGGATAGTTCGTTCGGATGGTATTATTTTTAATAGCAAAGTATATTTTGGTTCATGAGATCATAATGTTTATGAATATGATCCATTGACAGGTCAACAAAAAGTTGTTATTCGAGCAAACGGAGAAATTTGAACTTCTGGAGTTATGTTAAATAACAAATTATATTTTGGTTCAGATGATCACAAAGTATATGAATATGATCCATTGACAGGTAAACAAAAAGTTGTTATTGAAGCGATAGACAATGCTCTTGGTGTAGTTAATAATATAAGATCGTCTGGCGTAGTACTAAATAATAAACTTTATTTTGGATGTAGTAATAGTCGGGTTTATGAGTACGATCCCGCTACAGGTCAACAAAAAGTTGTTATTCAAGCAAGGGAATGAATTGATTCAGCTGGCGTAGTATTAAATAATAAATTATATATTGGTTCAGCAGATAAAAATGTATATGAGTATGATCCTGTAACTGAACAACAAAAAGTTGTCATTACAGCAAGTAGTGTAATTTATTCTTCTGGTATTGTATTAAATAATAAGCTTTATTTTGGTTCATGAGATCATAATGTTTATGAATATGATCCATTGACAGGTCAACAAAAAGTTGTTATTCGAGCAAACGGAGAAATTTGAACTTCTGGAGTTATGTTAAATAACAAATTATATTTTGGTTCAGATGATCACAAAGTATATGAATATGATCCATTGACAGGTAAACAAAAAGTTGTTATTGAAGCGATAGACAATGCTCTTGGTGTAGTTAATAATATAAGATCGTCTGGCGTAGTACTAAATAATAAACTTTATTTTGGATGTAGTAATAGTCGGGTTTATGAGTACGATCCCGCTACAGGTCAACAAAAAGTTGTTATTCAAGCGAGGGGATGAATTGATTCAGCTGGTGTAGTATTAAATAATAAATTATATATTGGTTCAGCAGATAAAAATGTATATGAGTATAGTTGATATTATTTAAATTCTGATTTAGATATATCACAACAAAATAAAATTATTAATTTAAATGAATTAATTCAAGAAGCGATATTTTTTAAATTTCAAGATGAAAATCCAAATTTAAAATTTAAAGAAATAAAAAATATTGATACTAATAATTTAACTTTTTCAAATGTTGAAGTTACAAGAAAAGAAAATTCATTTTTATGATCTAATGTTCCTAAAAATGTATGTTCTGATAGAGAAATTATTAATAAAACTCCGAATACAAGATCATTTAATGTACCTGCTTGTGAATATAATTTAAAATCAAAATTAGTATTTCAAATTACAACAGGATTAACTAAAACAAAACAAGAAAATAAATTAAATGGTTGAAACATAAATTCTGATGATGAAATGAAATTAACAGATTTTACAAATATAAATAATAAAAATTCTGAAATCATTAATGTATTATCAAATGAATTTGATTTATCAAACACAAATAAACAAGAACAAGAAATGATTTTAAGTATTTTTAAGGAACCCGTTGATAAATTTGAACTTAACCCCAATGAAAAATTACAAATTAATTATTTTGTAAGAATAGTTAAATCTGGAATTACGTTAAATTTAAAACAAAAAATTAATGGAACAATTAGTGCCAAAATAATTGATGATAACAATAAAGAACAAATAATTACATTATCAATTACAGAAGTAATGCAAATTTTACAAAAATATAGTTTATTACCCAATGAAATTGCTATAGATAAAAACAATGATAAAATAACATTTAACGGTGGCGCATTTTTTTCATCAGAAAGAGAAGGGCCGGTAAGAACAAATACAGTTACTACTATAGTATAA
- a CDS encoding UPF0236 family transposase-like protein, producing the protein MDYRDLLIKELQKHYVNANYDRIIVCGDGATWIREIANIFGNVRYILDGYHAIKKLKQKAFNIIFENRKATLNNWIELYKDGNHQELIKTIRNDAKNELNKDIKINLRKASNYFKNNKHGMVFIIKI; encoded by the coding sequence ATGGATTATCGTGATTTATTAATTAAGGAATTACAAAAACATTATGTAAATGCTAATTATGACAGAATAATTGTTTGTGGCGATGGTGCTACTTGAATTAGAGAAATTGCCAATATTTTTGGTAATGTTAGATATATTTTAGATGGTTATCACGCTATTAAAAAATTAAAACAAAAGGCATTTAATATTATTTTTGAAAATCGCAAAGCAACACTAAATAATTGAATTGAATTATATAAGGATGGAAATCATCAAGAATTAATCAAAACCATTCGTAATGATGCTAAAAATGAATTAAATAAAGATATTAAAATAAATTTAAGAAAGGCGAGTAATTATTTCAAAAACAATAAGCATGGTATGGTATTCATCATCAAAATTTAG
- a CDS encoding PTS glucose transporter subunit IIA yields MFSFCDFFKKKQIEVLSPVDGEVINITDVDDEVFNEKMLGDGVALTPAANEFYAPFAGAITSAFPTNHAYGIQHRTKVDCLLHIGLDTVNLKGRGFEPKVKQGQKVKANELLAVVNWSEIAGEIKSNQSPLIFLLDSLKGKKITNIKLGPVKAGEVIAIIQ; encoded by the coding sequence ATGTTTAGTTTTTGTGATTTTTTTAAAAAAAAGCAAATTGAAGTTTTGTCACCAGTAGATGGTGAAGTAATTAATATTACTGATGTTGATGATGAAGTGTTTAATGAAAAGATGTTAGGTGATGGTGTAGCATTAACCCCTGCCGCTAATGAGTTTTATGCACCGTTTGCAGGCGCGATAACCTCAGCATTTCCTACGAATCACGCTTATGGAATTCAACATCGAACAAAAGTAGATTGTTTACTACACATTGGTTTAGATACGGTTAATTTAAAAGGTAGGGGGTTTGAACCGAAAGTTAAACAAGGTCAAAAAGTAAAGGCTAATGAATTATTAGCAGTTGTTAATTGAAGTGAAATTGCTGGTGAAATTAAATCAAATCAATCACCGTTAATTTTTTTACTTGATAGTTTAAAAGGTAAAAAAATTACTAATATTAAATTAGGTCCTGTTAAAGCTGGTGAAGTTATTGCAATAATTCAATAA
- a CDS encoding superoxide dismutase, which translates to MFQRKELNYSLDALEPIISKETMDYHYNKHHKAYEDGLNNTLAKLENNNKPTDLNQLMRDYLTLPNEYHVGIRQFGGGLINHNFFFSILAKDKPISNGKLKTLIEETYGSMEKWQEKMCDAALQVFGSGWTWLLIDRNGKLKIFNTFNQDNPWFLKSCPLIGIDVWEHAYYIDYRNDRKTYVTKFFDIINWEEVEKLYDTYLKNNSK; encoded by the coding sequence ATGTTTCAAAGAAAAGAATTAAATTATTCGTTAGATGCTCTAGAACCAATTATATCTAAAGAAACAATGGATTATCATTACAACAAACATCACAAAGCATATGAAGATGGTTTAAATAATACTCTTGCAAAATTAGAAAATAACAACAAACCTACCGATCTGAATCAATTAATGCGTGACTATTTAACATTGCCAAATGAATACCATGTTGGTATTCGCCAATTCGGTGGCGGATTAATTAATCACAACTTCTTTTTTAGTATTCTAGCTAAAGACAAACCAATTAGTAATGGTAAATTAAAAACTCTTATTGAAGAAACTTATGGGTCAATGGAAAAATGACAAGAAAAAATGTGTGACGCCGCCTTACAAGTCTTTGGTAGTGGTTGAACATGATTATTAATTGATCGTAACGGTAAATTAAAAATTTTTAACACCTTTAACCAAGATAATCCTTGATTTTTAAAATCCTGTCCTTTAATAGGTATTGATGTTTGAGAACATGCCTATTATATTGACTATCGCAACGATCGTAAAACTTATGTAACTAAATTTTTTGATATTATTAACTGAGAAGAAGTTGAAAAACTATATGACACTTATTTAAAAAATAATTCTAAATAA
- a CDS encoding RluA family pseudouridine synthase produces the protein MTQFVIDENDAHQTIIKFMCKTFNTVPLRLIYKLFRLKKIKLNGKVITDLKYYLKPNDTIIVLDNLTFKNEIKKEFASQIVLTIIYEDEYILIVDKPHNVLIHHPVGDCLDLAVRNYLQINESYSFTISHVHRLDKLTRGLVIYAKKKIALNIFHQFWNQNNITKKYLSLLATNKELPLVVKGYIFQDIIQEKMAFSPKLGLLNCKAVVTKFKLFKRVLKFSWYEIQLITGRKHQIRASCEYLKTPIVGDIKYGSKYNLNDRIMLFAYKLEFKNLPAPLNYLNNKQFVLSDIDKILEINSREIN, from the coding sequence ATGACACAATTTGTTATTGATGAAAATGATGCTCATCAAACAATTATTAAATTTATGTGTAAAACTTTTAATACTGTTCCTTTGCGATTAATTTATAAGTTATTTCGTTTAAAAAAGATAAAATTAAATGGTAAAGTTATTACAGATTTGAAGTATTATTTAAAACCTAATGATACAATTATTGTTTTAGATAATTTAACTTTCAAAAATGAAATAAAAAAGGAATTTGCTAGTCAAATTGTTTTGACAATTATTTATGAAGATGAGTATATTTTAATTGTTGATAAACCACATAATGTTTTAATTCATCATCCCGTGGGTGATTGTTTAGATTTAGCGGTTCGTAATTATTTGCAAATTAATGAAAGTTATTCTTTCACTATTAGTCATGTACATCGTTTAGATAAATTAACAAGAGGCTTAGTGATTTATGCGAAAAAGAAAATTGCTTTAAATATTTTTCATCAATTTTGAAATCAAAATAATATTACTAAAAAATATTTATCGTTATTAGCTACTAATAAGGAATTGCCATTAGTTGTTAAAGGCTATATATTTCAAGATATTATACAAGAAAAAATGGCGTTTAGTCCTAAATTAGGATTGCTAAATTGTAAAGCGGTAGTAACCAAGTTTAAATTGTTTAAAAGAGTATTAAAGTTTAGTTGATATGAGATCCAACTTATTACGGGAAGAAAACATCAAATTAGAGCATCTTGTGAGTATTTAAAAACACCGATTGTGGGTGACATTAAATATGGTTCTAAATATAATTTAAATGATCGCATTATGCTTTTTGCTTATAAGTTAGAGTTTAAAAATTTACCGGCTCCTTTGAATTATTTAAATAATAAACAATTTGTTTTATCAGATATTGATAAGATATTAGAAATAAATAGCAGAGAAATTAATTAA